The Nicotiana tomentosiformis chromosome 9, ASM39032v3, whole genome shotgun sequence genome contains the following window.
ATGCTGCTCTGGTAAATAACACCGACTGTCAACTTGATCTCTCTCCTGGATCTCAAGCATGTGGCTCCAGCTTGAACTCTTCCGATGCCAGTGCTGAAGCAAAAGCTTCTTTTAATGAGAAGATTGTTCACTCTGAGCCCAGTCAGGCAGAAAGTCATGTAGTAACTGTGGTGAGCAGTTGCAGTGGAACTGTTCATTCTTCTGCTAATGTTTCTTATGCACAACGTGCTGCTGAAGAAACTGCGGTGGGCAGTCAGGCTGAAAGTCATGAAGTAACTGTGTTGGGCAGTTGCAGTGGAACTATTCATTCGTCTGATGATGTTTCTGCACAGCATGCTGGTGAAGAAAAGATTCAGACTCAGGTCTAGGTCTATTGATGCTAATCATACTAACAATGCTACTTAAACATTACCTTAGTCAACGGTAAGCTTGATGTAGGATTTCATACAATGTCCCATGAAGTTGTTTCTCTAGCTGAACTACCTTTTTGTGTAATCAAGGTCATTTGATGTCCCTAAAGCTGTTTGGGTTTTGTCAATCAAACCAATTTTGATTCTCCAGAGTGTCATGTGgtaaaggaaaaatcaaagggaAAGGTTACTCAGCAAGGCTACAGAAAAAAGTGGTCCAGATGTTGTGCAATTTCTATGCGGTCATCCAGGTTGAAGATGTTTGAAGGTTATAACAGCTTTCAATTGGATGCTCAGAAACTAATGTCCTAAACCAGTTGAGAAAGTTGGACAGTAGAGACCCCTAGGGAGCTGGTGTAATGGAAATTGTTTGGCTATACAATTGCCGGCCTATTAGTAATATCATTGTCAAATGAGTGTGTGAATTGTATCTCATGGGTGGGGCAACAAATTTTGTGACTCTGTGGACTCCATTGATGAAAGACTCGCGAAGATTTTGATTGTACATATGTAGTTCTGTGTAGATCTTATATTCTGTTCCCAAGGTCCTCAGAGATCCTTGTAATTCATCACTTGAAATGATAATAGCACCAAAGTATCCAAGTTTCTGGTTAACTTCTTCACTATGTGATCCCTCGTATTTTGCTTGTTAGGACTGTGCGCCCCTCTTGCTAGCAACACAGATTCTTTCCATGTACATATTATTTCACATATTGGATGGTTTTCTAAGTTCCTGTTGCTACCCAAAAGTTTAGCTTATCGTAGCAGATATGACAAGTTTTTCGTTTATCTTCATGTTTGTTCATATTTGATGGAATGGGTTAGATACATTTGTGATCGAAAATTTCTTTGTTCAATATATCTATAATTGATGTACTAGACTTAAGGTAGATATCATACTGGGATTATCTTATCCAGTTGGTGTGAgttcaggaaaaaaaaaaagggagggAATTTATGTTTATAATGTTGTCACAACAACTGACAATAATTGGAAGTTTGACATATTTTATGCAGGCGCACACATATTCCTTGCTATATTCTTTATCTGAAACTCAAAACTTTGGCAACAGAGGACGTGCAGGCTTGTCTATTTTGTTCTCATAGTACTTACTTTCCTATAAATGACCATTTCTTGTTAGTTCTCTAAAAGAATCAATAACTATCATGGCAATCAAGCGATTTGTTCAAAGGAAGTCTTTTGCGATGGATTCATACACAGGTTTAATACCTTATCTTCACTGTGTAGTTAAGAGAAGGAAGTTTCTCCAAGGATTTCAAAGGCTCGAGAAAGGGAAAAGCCTTTGTCCGTCCGATGAAGAAGGGAGACATAAGTTGATTCTTCCGAAGAATAGGAAACCAAGTGTTATGCCAGTTTGTGGGTTATGGAGATGGTAGTAATTTAATTCTCTTGAACACAAGAAATTATTTTATCTATTGCATCCTTATGTTATAATGCTACTTGGAATTTCTCAAACAACGGTCATTTCTTCCTTCGTACAAATTTTTGTCATCCACACAATTAATCATAAGGAAAAAGAAACATTGCTCGTGTCGTCCCTATTCCAGTTTATATATTGACCAAGATGATTAAATAACATGGTTCTATCATCTATGTCAAAATAACTTTCATATCAAATTAATTAGTATTCAGTATGTATAGAGCACGAATAGATGTTTTACTTGTCCTCTGAATTCTTTATGGATGTACGATATTAGCATTTTCTTCTACTTTAGGGTCACTTTTGCTAAGTTCCATTGGCACAATAATATGACCTACTCTGACTATAAAAAGGACGAGTCTGCTCTCATGAACAAGTAAAGTTGGCAAATACCACAAAACCATAAATAATGAAATTGATCTAACCAACAATTTGAAGGACTCCAAACTAATAACTAAACTCGGTTGGATTATCAAAGAAGGATAATTTTCTAGAAAGGAAGCAGCAATATCAGTATAGGAAAACAAAAGGAACATTAGTTATTTAAAAATAGTTGCAGTGGTCTAGTGACCAAAGAGATAGAGTAACAACCTCGAAAATTAATACTGGAATTTCATCAAAAGCAAAATTAGATGAAGTCtttataacaaaaaaaaatatgtAAGAAATAGTCGTTAATCTATTGTGTCCATCTTTTTTCCTCCAAATCGTATTCTCCTTCTTTATCTATGTCTTTTTATGTTTTATAGAGTTCATCTTGatagaattgaaagaatttttttttaaccCGTACACACATATAAAAGACTGTTTACATTATTGATACAATATAACCTATTATAACTTAGTTAGTTATCATATTATTTTTTCAAGATCCAATTAATACTCATTAGCAATTACTTAACTATTATAATTTTAAGTGACTTGATCATGTAATTGACTTTTATAAAAGTCAAAACAAAAAAGAACGCGAACGGCGTCGTTTCTAATTGTCACTCCTCCTCCTTTGTTGTTCCTTGGTCAAACGAATAGCTCGCAATCGTCTCTCTCACTCTCTCTTCACATATGGAGCGATCAATTTCTCATCGTCTCTTCAActcctctttttcttcttcttcttcttcttcttcatctctacCTCCTCTTTTCAATTCAACAACTAGGGTTTCACAAACCCTTCTTTTCTCcacaaataaatatcaacaaaagtcACAACTTTTCACTGGACTACACCACAAACTAGCTACTACTTCAATGGCAGCTCAAACAACGATTCCTCACGCTTTTGATAATGGGTCTTCGATTACTTCCTCTGAAACAGGTAACTCCATTTTCCCTACCCAATAATGGGTTTCACTTCTTTTCTCAAATAggttctttttaaaaaaaaaaatgaaatggaCTTGAATAGAACATAATGGATACGGTGAATTCATATAGATGACTTTTactagtttgggattgaggcTTAGTGGGTTGATTATttagtgtttttttttttatttatttatttcggaAGTTGGGTTTACACTTTTTTCACTAAGAGTTTAAGTTCCATCCACGGACGATGTAAAAAATATTTACGCAATCCCTTCAATTATGAGATAATTACAAGTAAATTCTTTAATAAGCATTAACTGGTAATCTGGTAACAATGGTGAGTAACATACTATCACAGGTTAAACTACATTGGTGGTGTAAAAATATCACTGTCAAAGCATAGAATATAACGTAAATTCTAGACTTTGATAGCCTTGTAAAGAAATGTGCTCATATAGCTTACTCTTaactagtttgggattgaggcGAAGTCGATTTGATGTATTTATTGGGGTTTTTTGATAGGTCGTATTGGGGAAGTGAAGAGGGCTACTAAAGAGACAAATGTGTATGTGAAGATAAATCTGGATGGAACAGGTGTTGCGGAGAATAATACTGGGATCCCATTTCTTGATCACATGTTGGATGTAAGTGCTGCTATTTCTTCTGCTGAAAAAAAGACTTCTTTTTCGCCTGATAGTTTTTTCTATgagtattttaaaaataaaaacaaaaaattgaTGAGTTTTCACCTGTTAGTTAGTAGTACTTACTCTTCGTCTCATTTTATGTGACGGTGTTGGATTGCctacggagtttaagaaagaaagaaagaaaggcttttgaaacttgtgatctaaAATAAGCAATAGAAAAATGCGTGGCtaaaaattcatctcaaaaaagTGTCATTCATTTTTTGGATAGGCTGGGATGGAGTgagtaataaataaataacagaAGTGTTCGGGCACACATTTAACAAGGTATCAAATTCAAGTCTCTCACCATCCTTCAATAgaaaatattatacaaacttgGGTAGAAAAATCAGGTCGGCACATGAGGGCGTATTGAAGgcttaaaaaagaaagaaagaaagaaagaaagaaagaaagaaagaaagaaaggcttTTGATCTAAAATAAGCAATAGAAAAATGCGTGGCTAAAAAATCATCTCAAAAGAGTGTCATTCATTTTTTGGATAgactaagtgggcgtttggacataagaattgtaaaattccagaaaaaagtaaaattatttttcaagcgaaaatggtatttgaaaattagagtttgtgtttggacatgaatataattttgggttgtttttgaagttttgtgttTGATCTGagtgaattttgaaaaacaactttttggagtttttcaaatttttcatcttcaagtgaaaatttgaaaatttatggccaaacactgatttcggaaaaaagtaaattatttttgaaaaaaagtaaaatttttcttatgtccaaacgggctctaaaacTAATAGTATGCCACATAAAATGGGATGGAGTgagtaataaataaataacagaAGTGTTCGAGCACACATTTAACAAGGTATCAAATTCAAGTCTCTCACCATCCTTCAATAGAAAATATTGGGTGGAAAAATCAGGTCGGCACATGAGGGCGTATTGAAGGCTTAAAATATAATGTCGCATGTCTAACCGTATATGCTTTTAGAGTTAGAACATGCTTAATTTCTTGAATATCATGTATCCTAATGTGTTATACTTAGGTAAAACAGCCCGAACAATAAGGACTTGTTGGACTACTCCTGCATTTCCTTTTCCTTTTGGCAAAAATATGAAGCTTGTTCAAATCTTGTTCCCCTATTTTATACCAAGGGTtcggcctagtggtcaatgaggTGGGGTGAGAATCATGAGGTCTTAGGTTCAAATCCCAGTGAAGGCAAAaaaaaccctaggtgatttcttcctaaCCTAAGCTTTGATGGGCCAAGTTACTCGGTTCCCGTGCTGGTAGGAGGTGGCAGGTAGCTGGTGGAATAGTTGAGGTGTGCGCAAGTTAGCTTAAAAACCACCGTTGTAAGAAAATAAGTAGTTGTAGAGATTTACCTCAAAGGAGAAAAGCAAAAAGGTTCATTTATTCCTTTTGTTTCAAGAGTTATTGTTTGTGTACACCATTAAGAAATAAGATAACTGCAGAATAACAGGAAAGGATTTCATTTGTGATTTGTATGCCTAGACCTTATCTCTTTTCTTGTCCATTTTCTAGAAGAAAAATACGGACGAAATTAAATAGTTAAAGATTCTGTCTTTGTCCTTTCCTTCAATTACATGTTAAGTTTTCTACTTTTTATGATATAGTTTTTTTCTGAAGTTTACGATCTAATTTATATTGCTGGATGTGGATGAGTAGCTATTTGGTTTCTACTTCTCAGCTCAGTTGCTGATTTACATCTGCAATGCTTCTGGTATTCTGCTAGTACTGAACTTTGTTTTTATTTCCTTAGCAACTCGCTTCACATGGGTTGTTCGATGTGCATGTAAAAGCAACTGGGGACATTCACATTGATGACCACCACACAAATGAAGATGTTGCACTTGCCATTGGAACTGTGAGTTCTCGAGGAGCTTATAATTCAGTAATTCAGAAGTATATTCAGAATCCCATGTGTTCGTTCCATGTCTTGGTCTCTTTACTCAATTTTATCTGAGATTGGTTGCGACATCTCGTTTTGACGGAGAGGCTTGTTTACTTGCTTGTGTCACTCCTCATTGTGTGTGGCATTCCTTAGTTTTTTTTCTCTTTAGAGCCTTGACTTCTACTTTGGGTGACTTCTATATTTTGATTATCAAGGCATTGTTGCAAGCACTTGGTGATAGAAAGGGAATCAATCGATTTGGTGACTTTTCAGCTCCATTAGATGAAGCACTGATTCATGTTTCACTGGTAAGTGATAACCTTATGGGAATACTAATTTTATTCCAGGGCAGTCATGTATGTTGTCAGATATTCTCTGTCTGAACTGTAAAGATTATCAGCCTTTTACACCATCACAATGATAACTAATAGACAGCCCTACTGTTATCTCTAGTCAGAATTTTTACATACTTCCACAAAACAAGGTCTATACTTTCTTCTTTATTTCACATGGAATGTGGTTTCTTGGAACCACAAAACTACCTcataaaatcttctatttttctttattgAAATATGACTATTCACTGATTAGACAAGAATCACATTTGCTCCGGTGTAACTATTGTCTTTGGTTTTAGATCTTGATCTTTTTATGCAGACGGGTTGCTAGGAAAAAGAAGTTGAAAACAGCCCCATTGTGTTTTGGTTCTTATGGAGGGAAAGAAATTGTAGGACTTTGAATTTacacaaaaattgaaaaaactctgTTGTTTTAGTTTACTTATGATATAAAGAGGAAATTCCTGTTTGTAtaaatagttggttaaatttaggGGGTATAATGCATAACTATATATAGTATTATTTTGTAACAGCCACACGAGATATTAAGAAAATGTCATGATATGTCAAATAAAATCATATTGATCTATTTATGCTCATAATCTGCACGTGTATTAACtattttatatttaatttatataGGATTTATCAGGAAGGCCATATTTGGGCTATGATTTACAAATACCTACTCAGAGAGTTGGAACATATGACACTCAGGTTTGTCTAATCTTCTTATTCTACTATGAACAGGGTCAGTGTCTCCAAGTTCCTTCATCATTTGACTTCAGTTGTGAATGGGCATTTGTTTCTAGTATAGTAGATGGAAGATTTTCTCTGTCTCCAGTATCAGATAGGTTTTCTCCATTGCTACCACCTGTTTGAATTTGGTTAATCAAATATTAGCTTCTAGGTTTTGATCAAATCTGATGCTAGAACCTTTTCATCCCTCTATTAATGTATATAACAAAATTTAGTTTGTGTACTAGGTTCATAGTAGAACCATCATATTATGGTTTTGGATTCAGATTGTTTAATGTATGAATGTTGGATTTTGGGATGGTATAAATATTAAGTAATAATTTTACTATCAATAAAGTATATCAGTTCAAAATGTCCAAAGATAGAGCATGTGTCAACATCATGTGTACATGCCGAGTACTTTTACAACTAATTGTTACTATAGTTAAGAAAAGAAACAAATTGTATGGTCTCCTGGCCATAAAACATTAATTGTTTAAGCTGTGTAAGTTTTCGTTCATTTCTGTATCTATTCTTTTTGGATCCTGCTGATTTGAATCACATTATTATGCTTAGCTGGTGGAACACTTCTTTCAGTCTTTGGTCAACACTTCTGGAATGACGCTCCATATTCGACAGGTAAATTCTTTTATGACCTGTTCAGGGGGTTTTGGGGTGAGGGGGTTTTtcggctttttttttttttttttttgccgcTTATCTTTCTGCCCTTCTTCTTTACTCTGGTTTTATACTCTTTGTACTAAGATGTTGAATTTGTCTGGTCACAGCTTGCTGGAAAAAATTCTCATCACATCATTGAGGCAACTTTCAAGGCGTTTGCTAGAGCTCTTCGGCAAGCAACTGAATATGACTTGCGTCGTGGTGGAAGTGTGCCCAGGTTTGGttatttttcctttcctttaaGTTTTTAAAACGGCTTATAATGTGTCAGTATCATTGAGGTTATTGTTTAGGGGTGTTCAGTTTTAATTTCCCTGTAAGCTTGTAGTACTACTTGTAATCGAACAAAATCATTGGGCTTTAATTGTGTAAATAAATATCTTCTTCCTTTCTTCAAGTTACCATTTCTTCACCGCTTAGATTCATTAAAGCTCCTTTCCTTACATCAACCACCAGCAGTTTACACATCACCCAAAAATCCTTTTATATTCAAACATGATCCCGGTAGACATACATGTCACAGACACATGATGATGGGAACTGACGTGTTATGAAAGAATGGCAATTTACTTTGATTTCTTTTTTCTGAACCTCAATTGCCTCCTTTTTATTGGTGCAGCTCAAAAGGGGTTTTGTCCAGATCGTGAAATATCTATTTCCGCAAAGATTCAGATTCTTTGAGTGAAGGTTGGTTCAGTAGTTTACTGCACTGCTGTTCTGCAAGGTATATCATGATTACTGAAGCCTTGTCGCAGAAGAAGATGGATCAATATACACGAGACGCTTCTCTAGCTCTCTTTCAAGAAATTATTTTGATATCTGCAAATGCTACAAGATGAAAGCAGGCAGCTACTTTCAGTATTTCAGTTTTTATATATGATATGTTGGAGGTTTGACTGGTGATGGAGGCATTATGCTTTTGTTTGGTTGTAATCTTTTTTATTACCAGAGGTCATTTGTACTTTCGTGAAGAAAGATTGCTTCTGTTCTTTTAAGTTGCCTATTACAAGGGTGATATTTTAAGAGGATATATGAATGAGCACAATAAAAGGTCTCTCTATCTGGAATGTATAGAGCAATCTATTCCAGCAAAACATGAGATGTAACTTGACCCTATGCTAAGTCCAAGCAATTTTTTTCTGTATTTTGTGGTTACATGCAACTTTGAGCTTTTCATATGTTCTGCATTTTCATAATTTTGATTTTAGCTTTAATCAAAATGTGAGTGTATGTGAGAAACTACAGTCAGCATGGCGATGTATACTCTCTTTGTTCCTTGATAGTAACAAAATGAAAAACAGATACAAAGGGATGTGGATTGTGTTGTCTCGGATACTTGAACGTAGTGGTTTTGGTATAATAGAACATGGGCTTCATGTGAGgtggggtggggggagggggagggaatACAGGCGTAATGGTAATAGTTGCCGCTTGTGTGATCAAGAAGTCAAGGTGCAAGCCGTGGCGACAACCCCTTGTAAAGTATTATTTAAGACTGTCAGACGTGCCATGAATTGGTTTACTTGCTTCAGTGAAGGGCTTCAATAAATTGAGTGGTGACTAGATTACTCACCTTTAACATTGCAGATTACATAATATATTTTATATCAGAGTTCTTTGAAAGTAGGTTGCATAACATGCATTCATGGTTACGCCCAAATGAAACCTTTGAATTGAGGAACCTTTTATTGTATTCGGATAATATTCCTTTCTTTGTCTAGTGTCTATTTGTCACAAAATTTAGGTCACATTTGGAACAGATGATTTGGTCACCAACATCAAACAAAATATCATTGCGACAGGGCTGATGGAAAGAAGGGGAAAAAAACAAATGCAACCAAAAATACTTCAATAAAATGTATCTTTATCAAATAGACTACATTAGTTGAGCATGTCCTCACATCTCACTCAAAAAGAAAGGAGAGTTCACTCGTGAGAATAGTGCAACAGAAGATACTATATCACATTAGCCTCTTTTAATATGTAAATCAAGAACCATTTTAGAATGTATTTTTTTAAATAGTGGTGTCTATCCTTGTCCGAGTCGGCTTGCGTGCACCTTGAATATACCCCATGTTACAATGCTTCTTCTGCTTTATTCAGATCATCTAAGATCTCTAGCTTTATCTCTTCTGGAAGTGGAGCAGATGGGCCTGCCTTTGAATAAAAGCTGGCCAAAGACCTAATAGCTTTCTCTAGCATAACATATGACTCCTGCAAGTACAGTACTATGTCAAAACAATGACCAGATGCAACAAAACTGGGGAAGACATGGATGTGTTTCAACTCTCAAATATTTATGTTTCCACTACAGGAGGAAAACCCCCCTAAACTATAACTTTTAGTATTTTGCATGCTAGAGTAGATTGATGCATAAAATCATCAGCATGTCAAGAATTATATATCATGTGGAGTCTTCAGCTGGGTGTAGACAAGTGCGGTCATGACAAGACTCGAGGAAGAAGCCCCagcctaagttgctcggactcgggtgctGTGTCCGATACAGGTGTGGATTTAGAGGTCGAATCTTTCAtgatctaaattttaagattcaGGGGTACGGATCCAGATACGGGTGTGGTGATTCGGCTAAAATAgttcaaatatctaaaaatatgtttaaattatgaaacattatatgaaaaacttacaaggtattccgagaaggagaaaatattgatCAAGAGGAAAATCCGAGGAGATAAAAGGAATTGGACTCacatataaatttttatataCAAGGTATTCCATTTTCTTTGATTTCACTCTAGATagaaaggtgtggaggtcgagcattagggtcgTAGGTTAGGGGGTAGTCAAGCGTTTTCCCTCGTTGTACCGGCTAGTCTGATAGAGTTTTGTCTAAGACTGCTAGCAGTTTTTGTTGTGTGCACACTATTTCTCTCGTTTTGCATAGTATGGGGTTATTTGCTGTCTCTTTCGATGTTGATTATTATTTTTCTGGTTTCTTTTGTTGTTACGGATTTATTCTTGTGTTCTTTTCTAATATTATTGTCTCGTCTGTTAAGCCGAGGGTCTTCCGGAAACAGCCTCCCTACCCCCCGGATacgggtaaagtctgcgtacactctaccctcctcagaccccactagtgggattctaCTGGGTGGTTGTTGTTTATCACTCTAGCAGTTTTTAAACCGAATTCTCCATCGATTTTGGTCAAAATACCCaaaatcggttgaccaaatccagTACGGATCCCACACCCATGTCGTGCCGACACAGGTGCAGCACCGAAAGTgacgagtccgagcaacttaggccCCAACTAACTCCATGCAAGCAGCCGCAGCAGAAGGGGAGCAACTATTCTTTGGAATGACTGGCGTAGGTCCATGAAAGTAAAGGATTTTTACTAATTGATAAGGTTATATCAGACTTCTTTCAGACAGTTGATTTGCACAAACTCTAAAGCTATTGCAACTGATGAGTTAGTGATGAAAGAAGGCAGTAATTCTTGCAAAGG
Protein-coding sequences here:
- the LOC104088472 gene encoding imidazoleglycerol-phosphate dehydratase 1, chloroplastic, whose translation is MERSISHRLFNSSFSSSSSSSSSLPPLFNSTTRVSQTLLFSTNKYQQKSQLFTGLHHKLATTSMAAQTTIPHAFDNGSSITSSETGRIGEVKRATKETNVYVKINLDGTGVAENNTGIPFLDHMLDQLASHGLFDVHVKATGDIHIDDHHTNEDVALAIGTALLQALGDRKGINRFGDFSAPLDEALIHVSLDLSGRPYLGYDLQIPTQRVGTYDTQLVEHFFQSLVNTSGMTLHIRQLAGKNSHHIIEATFKAFARALRQATEYDLRRGGSVPSSKGVLSRS